In one Deltaproteobacteria bacterium genomic region, the following are encoded:
- a CDS encoding hydrogenase maturation protease, producing MKDQIPEHFQKPVLVLGCGNRLFGDDGFGPAVIEYLTDNYVVPEHVATVDAGTGVRNILFDISLGEERVKRIIIVDAIDAGREPGEIFELDISEIPRKKIDDFSMHQLPTSNLLRELKELRSIDVRIISAQVEDIPDSVRPGLSETLLRSLPAACEKILEESK from the coding sequence ATGAAAGATCAGATTCCGGAACATTTTCAGAAACCCGTCCTGGTTCTGGGATGCGGGAACAGGTTGTTCGGCGACGATGGTTTCGGTCCGGCAGTTATCGAATATTTAACCGATAACTACGTGGTTCCGGAACACGTGGCAACCGTTGATGCAGGAACGGGTGTGCGAAACATACTGTTTGATATATCTCTGGGCGAGGAAAGGGTAAAGAGGATTATCATTGTAGATGCCATCGATGCGGGAAGAGAGCCGGGAGAAATCTTTGAGCTGGATATATCTGAAATTCCGCGGAAAAAGATCGACGATTTTTCCATGCACCAGCTTCCCACATCGAATTTGCTCCGGGAGCTGAAAGAGCTGCGATCGATAGATGTGAGAATAATTTCCGCCCAGGTGGAAGATATCCCCGATTCTGTGAGGCCGGGCTTATCCGAGACCCTCCTCCGTTCTCTTCCCGCTGCATGTGAAAAAATACTCGAGGAGAGTAAATAG
- a CDS encoding Ni/Fe hydrogenase subunit alpha, with product MGEKIVIQPVTRIEGHAKVTIQLDDSGNVQDTWVNVIELRGFEKFCIGKPVEELPRIVTSICGVCPWSHHLASAKACDAVFGAEIPPTAKKLRELCNSIAYTEEHILHFYFLSGADFVMGPDAEYSVRNVIGIAEKLPDVAKTVVRCRKLGGKMLEIVSGKAIHPVTAVPGGFSKPLTPEERDQLKPMAQEILELAKFSIDYAKKSVFPQYLDAVKTLGVIETGFLGTVKEDGALDLYDGILRMMTSDGQFEEFTYDQYTDHIAEHVESWTYLKFPYMKKAGRFSMDLEEPSGIFRVNSLARLNVCDYIPTPLAQKEFEEFRNSFGRPAQLTLLYHWARLIELLYNAEKVVELLDDPEITGTDIWNGVTPRAARGVGCVEAPRGTLIHDYETDGDGIVTNMNLIVATTHNNAPINMSVKQAAKAVIKDGKYDEGTLNMVEMAIRAYDPCLSCATHNIDGSLPVKIDIVDKDMNRVDSLANF from the coding sequence ATGGGTGAGAAAATAGTAATTCAACCCGTCACGAGAATCGAAGGCCATGCCAAAGTGACGATTCAGCTGGACGACAGCGGCAACGTTCAGGATACCTGGGTGAACGTGATTGAGCTCAGGGGATTTGAAAAATTCTGTATCGGAAAGCCGGTAGAGGAACTGCCCAGGATCGTTACCAGCATCTGTGGCGTATGCCCCTGGTCTCATCACCTTGCGAGTGCGAAAGCGTGCGATGCAGTGTTCGGAGCCGAGATCCCGCCAACGGCGAAAAAGTTGCGGGAGCTCTGCAACAGCATCGCCTACACGGAGGAACATATTCTCCACTTCTATTTCCTCTCCGGAGCGGATTTTGTGATGGGCCCCGATGCTGAGTATTCGGTGAGAAATGTGATCGGAATCGCCGAAAAACTGCCGGATGTGGCGAAAACGGTGGTCAGGTGCAGAAAGCTCGGAGGGAAAATGCTCGAAATCGTTTCAGGTAAGGCCATACACCCCGTTACAGCCGTTCCGGGTGGATTCAGCAAGCCACTTACCCCCGAAGAGAGAGACCAGTTGAAGCCCATGGCTCAGGAAATCCTCGAACTCGCGAAGTTCAGCATCGATTACGCGAAGAAGAGCGTATTTCCGCAATATCTCGATGCGGTGAAAACGCTGGGGGTTATTGAGACGGGATTTCTCGGAACGGTGAAAGAGGACGGGGCTCTTGACCTCTACGACGGAATATTGAGAATGATGACATCCGATGGACAGTTCGAGGAGTTCACCTACGATCAGTACACGGACCATATCGCGGAGCACGTGGAGTCCTGGACCTACCTGAAGTTCCCGTACATGAAGAAGGCGGGCAGGTTCTCCATGGACCTGGAAGAGCCCTCCGGGATTTTTCGGGTGAATTCCCTCGCCAGGCTCAATGTTTGCGACTACATACCCACGCCCCTTGCTCAGAAGGAGTTTGAGGAATTCAGGAACAGTTTCGGCAGGCCTGCTCAACTCACGCTCCTCTACCACTGGGCACGGCTCATCGAGCTTCTCTACAATGCGGAAAAGGTAGTGGAGCTTCTCGATGATCCGGAAATCACGGGCACGGATATCTGGAATGGCGTTACTCCCAGAGCTGCCAGGGGCGTTGGTTGCGTCGAAGCGCCGAGGGGGACACTGATCCACGACTATGAAACCGACGGGGACGGAATCGTCACGAACATGAACCTGATCGTTGCGACGACTCACAACAATGCGCCGATAAACATGTCCGTGAAACAGGCGGCGAAGGCTGTGATCAAGGACGGAAAATACGACGAGGGAACGCTCAACATGGTCGAGATGGCGATCCGTGCATACGACCCCTGTCTCTCCTGTGCAACGCACAATATAGACGGGTCCCTGCCGGTGAAGATCGACATCGTCGATAAGGATATGAATCGAGTTGATTCTCTTGCGAACTTTTAA
- a CDS encoding methyl viologen-reducing hydrogenase: protein MTVRVAEEWFAICGGCEVTILDIGEPLLDLLPKLQFVHMPVLMDHKIFGQRGEKEKMEIPEAEVGIISGGIRNEENRELAKEMREKCKTLIALGSCACFGGIPALANQFTVDELYEKVYRGSKTTDSAPNPTDEVPPLTDRVYALDEVVDVDLYIPGCPTAPDIVAEAITSLLQGKAFELPERSVCDDCPVKREEKADISLKRPLEPIIPMDAKLEESRCFMEIGYLCLGPVTRTGCGGSEKTPRCVKGRMTCRGCFGPIRKDANQLVDMMGALTSIGLDPRVIPDRAATFQRYVGGHGRLRPLPKRP, encoded by the coding sequence ATGACCGTAAGAGTAGCCGAAGAATGGTTCGCGATATGCGGAGGATGCGAGGTTACCATCCTCGATATCGGAGAGCCATTGCTGGACCTGCTGCCGAAACTTCAGTTCGTGCATATGCCCGTTCTGATGGATCACAAGATTTTCGGCCAGAGAGGGGAAAAGGAGAAGATGGAGATTCCCGAGGCGGAAGTGGGCATAATTTCCGGTGGCATCAGGAACGAGGAGAACAGGGAGCTTGCGAAGGAAATGAGGGAGAAGTGCAAAACCCTGATCGCCCTCGGCAGTTGTGCCTGTTTCGGTGGTATTCCCGCCCTGGCGAATCAGTTCACCGTTGATGAACTCTACGAGAAAGTGTACCGCGGGTCCAAGACGACTGATTCCGCGCCAAATCCGACAGATGAGGTCCCCCCTCTTACCGACAGGGTCTATGCACTGGATGAGGTTGTAGACGTTGATCTGTACATTCCCGGTTGTCCCACCGCCCCCGATATCGTGGCGGAGGCGATCACTTCTCTCCTCCAGGGCAAAGCGTTCGAGCTTCCCGAGAGGAGCGTATGTGACGACTGTCCGGTCAAGAGGGAGGAAAAGGCGGACATATCCCTGAAGAGGCCTCTCGAGCCCATTATACCGATGGACGCGAAACTGGAGGAATCCCGGTGTTTCATGGAAATTGGCTACCTCTGCCTCGGACCGGTGACGAGAACAGGCTGCGGGGGAAGCGAAAAAACACCGAGATGCGTGAAAGGGCGTATGACCTGCAGGGGCTGTTTCGGCCCGATCAGGAAGGATGCGAACCAGCTGGTCGACATGATGGGTGCCCTGACCAGTATCGGTCTCGACCCGAGGGTGATCCCGGACAGGGCGGCGACGTTTCAAAGATACGTGGGGGGCCACGGGAGGCTGAGACCACTACCAAAAAGACCATAG
- a CDS encoding hydrogenase iron-sulfur subunit, with protein sequence MDNNGFEPLVIAFCCYWCSYAGADLAGVSRLQYPPNVRIIRVMCSGMVHTNLVINALTKGADGVVICGCHPGDCHYQEGNLKAKNRAEGIYLLLEDFGLEMERFRLEWISASEGPKFANLMNEFTEEIRKLGPNPYKT encoded by the coding sequence GTGGATAACAACGGATTTGAACCCCTCGTGATTGCATTTTGCTGTTACTGGTGTTCCTACGCCGGTGCTGATTTAGCCGGCGTGTCGAGGCTGCAATATCCGCCAAACGTGAGGATAATCCGTGTGATGTGTTCCGGCATGGTCCACACGAACCTGGTTATCAACGCGTTGACGAAAGGTGCCGATGGCGTGGTCATTTGCGGGTGCCACCCGGGAGACTGCCACTATCAGGAAGGGAACCTGAAGGCGAAAAACAGGGCGGAAGGAATTTATCTCTTGCTCGAAGATTTCGGCCTCGAGATGGAAAGATTCCGTCTCGAATGGATCTCCGCTTCAGAGGGGCCAAAATTTGCCAATCTCATGAATGAGTTCACCGAAGAAATAAGAAAATTGGGACCAAACCCGTATAAAACATAG
- a CDS encoding FAD-dependent oxidoreductase → MIRLTINDQLLHVDAGTRLLAAVEKLGIKVPTLCYHKALTPYGSCRLCVVEVHPPGGEPILKTSCSNQVTDGIKVFTDTGRVAAARKIVAELLLARSPDSDVVKRIASELGVTDTRVRKKYDDCVYCGLCVRMCEERMGRSAIGFSGRGPGKKLEPPFGKHNERCWVCGACDFICPVGKKVFSLTTETVPIPILNPYNMNLNDRPSVYILYPQAVPNKPVIDKDHCIHLNYEACGICKEVCEAEAIDFEQEDEKVEVNVGAVVLSPGFEVFDATRKEELGYGRYQNVVTALEFERILSPSGPSAGVVKRPSDGKVPDKIAFLQCVGSRDAESDYCSSVCCMYATKEAVIAKEHVGDNLQCDIFFMDIRAFGKGFETYFNMARELGVNYIRSRIPTVLENPESGNLMITYLDERDRKRSREYDMVVLSVGMRPPKTVSDIAQKFGLTLNEYDFCPTSPFNPVETGGDGIFVAGPLTEPKDIPETVMQASASASKVLSLLSDVRGSLILPREYPPEIDVGGQEPRVGVFVCHCGTNIAAVVSVPEAVEYARTLPNVVCAENFLYACSNDTQEMIKEKIEEHGLNRIVVAACTPRTHEPLFRNTLREKGLNPYLFEMANIRDQCSWVHMHEPERATRKSGDLIRIAVSKARLLEPLQKGSVKVIKSALVIGGGLSGMTAAMEIAGQGFPVFLIEKEEVLGGNLRHIHYMPGEENPADELSSLIARVMEHENVSVFSNAEVVHAEGSIGNFRTKIRHGEREEELEHGVIIIATGAKEYVPVEYLYGQDERVLTQVELEGKLASSDGAFLGTGGANGRGKTLTMIQCVGSRDEERPYCSRLCCMEAVKNALVVKQKSPGTSVYVLYRDVRTYGFRERFYTEARRKGVVFIRYDEERKPRVQKDGQGLYVKVYDQVLGLDLEIRSDLVVLSSGIVPHRGNEDIARQFKVPLNEKGFFHEAHMKLRPVDFATDGIFICGLAHSAKSVGESVIQAGAAGARAGSILSKDSIEMEANISHVIDENCDGCAYCIEPCPAQAITLIEYMWQGAVKKTVETNDSICKGCGSCMATCPKKGIFVRGFTLEQIGAQVDAALKSPK, encoded by the coding sequence ATGATTCGACTCACCATAAATGATCAATTGCTCCACGTGGACGCAGGCACCCGGTTGCTTGCTGCCGTCGAGAAGCTGGGCATCAAAGTTCCAACCCTCTGTTACCACAAGGCTCTTACCCCCTATGGTTCCTGCAGGCTGTGCGTGGTGGAGGTCCACCCTCCGGGAGGGGAACCGATTCTTAAGACGTCCTGCTCCAACCAGGTCACGGATGGAATAAAAGTGTTCACCGATACCGGGAGGGTGGCGGCTGCGAGAAAGATTGTTGCAGAACTTCTCCTGGCCAGATCCCCTGACTCCGATGTGGTCAAGAGGATCGCCTCTGAGCTGGGGGTAACGGATACGAGGGTACGGAAAAAATACGATGACTGCGTGTATTGCGGCCTCTGTGTCAGAATGTGCGAGGAGAGGATGGGGAGGAGCGCGATCGGGTTCTCGGGAAGGGGACCCGGAAAGAAACTCGAACCCCCCTTCGGGAAGCACAATGAAAGGTGCTGGGTTTGCGGTGCCTGCGACTTCATATGTCCTGTGGGGAAAAAGGTCTTTTCATTGACAACTGAAACCGTGCCGATACCGATACTGAACCCCTACAATATGAACCTGAATGACAGGCCATCCGTCTACATCCTCTATCCGCAGGCGGTCCCGAACAAGCCGGTGATCGATAAAGACCATTGCATCCATCTGAATTACGAAGCCTGCGGTATATGTAAGGAGGTTTGTGAGGCAGAGGCGATCGATTTTGAGCAGGAGGATGAAAAGGTCGAGGTGAACGTGGGCGCAGTAGTCCTCTCGCCCGGTTTCGAGGTTTTCGATGCCACACGCAAGGAGGAATTGGGGTACGGGAGATATCAGAACGTGGTGACGGCACTCGAGTTCGAGAGGATACTCTCTCCCTCAGGGCCCAGTGCAGGGGTGGTGAAAAGACCTTCTGACGGTAAAGTGCCCGATAAAATAGCATTTTTGCAGTGTGTGGGCTCCAGGGACGCAGAGAGTGATTACTGTTCCTCCGTGTGCTGTATGTACGCCACGAAGGAAGCGGTCATCGCGAAAGAGCACGTTGGGGATAACTTGCAGTGTGACATATTTTTCATGGATATCAGGGCCTTCGGAAAGGGATTCGAGACCTACTTCAACATGGCCAGAGAACTGGGCGTAAACTACATCAGATCCCGGATTCCGACCGTTTTGGAGAATCCCGAATCGGGGAACCTGATGATCACCTACCTCGACGAAAGGGATCGAAAAAGATCCCGTGAATACGACATGGTCGTTCTGTCCGTTGGTATGCGACCGCCCAAGACGGTGTCGGATATCGCACAGAAGTTTGGCCTGACCCTCAACGAGTACGATTTCTGCCCCACATCTCCCTTCAATCCCGTAGAGACCGGTGGGGATGGAATATTCGTTGCGGGGCCGCTCACGGAGCCGAAGGACATACCGGAAACGGTTATGCAGGCTTCTGCGTCCGCCTCGAAAGTCCTCTCCCTCTTGAGTGACGTGAGGGGAAGCTTGATTCTTCCCCGTGAATATCCCCCCGAGATAGACGTGGGCGGACAGGAACCGAGAGTAGGAGTTTTCGTGTGCCACTGCGGAACGAATATCGCAGCTGTGGTGAGCGTACCCGAAGCGGTGGAGTACGCTCGGACTCTTCCGAATGTCGTCTGCGCCGAGAACTTCCTCTATGCCTGTTCCAACGATACTCAGGAGATGATCAAGGAAAAGATCGAGGAACATGGTCTGAATCGCATAGTAGTCGCTGCGTGCACCCCCAGGACCCACGAGCCCCTGTTCAGAAATACCCTCAGGGAGAAGGGCCTCAACCCATATCTTTTCGAGATGGCAAATATCCGGGATCAGTGCTCATGGGTTCACATGCACGAGCCTGAGAGGGCGACCCGAAAATCGGGAGACCTGATCCGCATAGCGGTATCGAAGGCCAGGTTACTGGAGCCCTTGCAGAAAGGTTCCGTGAAGGTAATAAAATCCGCACTGGTAATAGGTGGGGGACTGTCAGGTATGACGGCGGCAATGGAGATTGCGGGGCAGGGATTCCCCGTATTTCTGATCGAAAAGGAGGAGGTACTTGGTGGGAACCTGAGACATATACACTACATGCCAGGCGAAGAGAACCCGGCCGATGAGCTCAGCTCATTGATCGCCAGGGTGATGGAGCATGAAAATGTATCGGTTTTCAGCAACGCGGAAGTAGTTCACGCAGAGGGCTCCATAGGTAATTTCAGGACGAAAATCAGGCATGGGGAGAGGGAAGAGGAGCTCGAACACGGGGTAATTATCATCGCAACGGGGGCGAAGGAGTATGTGCCGGTGGAGTACCTATACGGCCAGGACGAGCGGGTGTTGACCCAGGTTGAACTCGAGGGAAAGCTGGCAAGTTCAGACGGGGCGTTTTTAGGGACGGGTGGAGCGAATGGAAGAGGGAAGACCCTGACCATGATCCAGTGCGTTGGATCCAGGGACGAGGAAAGACCGTACTGCTCGAGGTTGTGCTGCATGGAAGCTGTGAAAAATGCCCTTGTGGTCAAGCAGAAGTCCCCCGGTACGAGCGTGTATGTCCTCTACAGGGACGTTCGGACCTATGGGTTCCGGGAGAGGTTTTACACGGAGGCCCGGAGGAAGGGAGTGGTATTCATCCGGTACGATGAGGAGAGAAAACCCCGAGTGCAAAAGGATGGGCAGGGGCTATATGTGAAGGTGTATGATCAGGTCCTGGGGTTGGATCTTGAAATACGATCCGATCTGGTTGTGCTTTCATCGGGGATCGTCCCGCACCGTGGAAATGAGGACATAGCCAGACAGTTCAAGGTTCCACTCAATGAGAAAGGTTTTTTCCATGAGGCACACATGAAACTGCGTCCCGTCGATTTCGCCACCGACGGGATATTCATCTGCGGGCTGGCCCATTCGGCGAAATCGGTTGGTGAGAGCGTGATTCAGGCAGGGGCGGCGGGTGCGAGGGCGGGATCGATCCTGTCGAAGGATAGCATCGAGATGGAAGCGAATATTTCTCACGTGATTGACGAGAATTGCGATGGATGCGCCTATTGTATAGAGCCGTGTCCCGCGCAGGCGATAACCCTGATTGAGTATATGTGGCAGGGTGCCGTCAAAAAGACCGTCGAGACGAATGATAGCATCTGCAAGGGCTGCGGATCCTGCATGGCGACCTGTCCGAAGAAGGGTATATTTGTGCGTGGTTTTACTCTTGAACAGATCGGGGCTCAGGTTGATGCGGCTCTTAAGTCTCCGAAGTGA
- a CDS encoding FAD-dependent oxidoreductase, translated as MICGGTGCIAGGAFGIKNALEKEIAAQGLGGEVAVVATGCNGFCGQGPLMVVQPDEIFYGFLKPEDIPFLVQEHFLKGRPVERLMFVPPEEKEPVPLLSDIPFFSKQVLVVLRNKGIIDPEKIDDYIARDGYAALEKVLSGVDPPHVVEEIIRSGLRGRGGAGFPAGLKWKTCMEEGKHPKFVIANCDEGDPGAYMDRSILESDPHSVLEGMILAAYGIGAAKGYIYVRTEYPLAISRMRKAISQAEDYGLVGENILGTGFSFSIEIREGSGAFVCGEETSLIHSIEGETPEPRQRPPFPAKEGIWECPTVINNVETLANVPVIIHRGADWFKTIGTDLSRGTKIFSLVGKVNNTGLIEVPMGITLREIVYDIGGGIPDNNKLKAVQTGGPSGGCIPSSSVDLPIDYESLKNVGSMMGSGGMIVVDEDTCMVDFAKYFIQFTNDESCGKCTTCRDGSEALLEILTRISEGEGQEGDIEFLEELSKVIKDASMCGLGATLPNPVLSTLQYFREEYEEHIKYKRCPAVVCRGIISSPCQYMCPLKTDVPAYLGLIAKGEFEEALEVVRMTNPLPTICGRVCWAHCELRCRAKETGDAIAVKNLKRFLSDREIRSGVALKAPPFPGKKFDEKIAIVGSGPAGLTAGYYLAQKGYEVKIYEKLPVAGGMLATGIPDYRLPKDLLQMDIKSIEEAGVCIETNSPVENVDALMDKGYKAALVAVGAHENRKLGIPGEDAEGVRDPIAFLRSVNLEEEVSSIGEKVGIVGIVGGGNTAFDVARTAQRLGAKEVFILYRRTREEMPAIEEEIEAALEEGIKIEYLAAPTKIIKEEGKVKAVELIRMKLGEPDASGRRRPVPIEGSEFILELDSLIPAISQDPDLSLIPEEHVIKISRENTIEVHGETFMTDKEGIFACGDAVTGPSDVTTVMASAKIAAESIHKYLRGEEVKREYEPVSPSVVVEPIRIEEEMVRVSRVEMPKLMVEQRSGSFQEVEIGYSKDMAVEEARRCLRCDWDVRRLLKGGKEERESEQDAMRIQGSRH; from the coding sequence ATGATCTGTGGCGGCACCGGCTGCATTGCAGGCGGGGCTTTCGGGATAAAGAATGCTCTTGAAAAGGAGATCGCCGCACAGGGGCTGGGGGGGGAAGTTGCAGTGGTGGCAACCGGCTGTAACGGTTTTTGCGGTCAGGGGCCTCTGATGGTAGTTCAGCCGGACGAGATATTTTACGGCTTTCTCAAACCCGAAGATATTCCCTTCCTGGTTCAGGAACATTTCCTCAAAGGGAGACCGGTTGAAAGACTCATGTTCGTCCCTCCTGAAGAGAAGGAACCGGTTCCCCTTTTGTCCGACATCCCCTTTTTCAGCAAGCAGGTGCTCGTGGTTCTGAGAAACAAGGGAATCATAGACCCTGAGAAGATCGATGACTATATTGCGAGAGACGGATATGCGGCACTGGAAAAGGTGCTATCGGGAGTGGACCCCCCCCATGTGGTCGAGGAAATCATCAGGTCGGGGCTGAGGGGAAGGGGCGGCGCTGGCTTCCCCGCCGGACTGAAGTGGAAGACCTGCATGGAAGAGGGAAAACATCCTAAGTTTGTGATCGCCAATTGTGACGAGGGAGATCCCGGGGCGTACATGGACAGGAGCATCCTGGAGTCAGACCCCCATTCCGTCCTCGAGGGGATGATCCTGGCCGCATACGGGATAGGCGCCGCAAAGGGATACATATACGTAAGGACCGAATATCCCCTTGCCATCAGCCGCATGAGAAAGGCGATATCCCAGGCAGAAGATTACGGTCTGGTCGGGGAGAACATTCTCGGCACAGGTTTCAGTTTCTCCATCGAGATACGGGAGGGCTCCGGCGCGTTTGTCTGCGGGGAGGAAACCTCTCTCATTCATTCAATCGAGGGGGAAACTCCCGAACCAAGGCAAAGGCCTCCCTTTCCCGCAAAGGAAGGGATATGGGAGTGCCCCACGGTCATAAATAATGTGGAAACTCTGGCAAATGTCCCTGTGATCATACATCGCGGTGCGGACTGGTTCAAAACGATAGGGACCGATTTAAGCAGGGGCACGAAGATATTTTCCCTGGTCGGAAAAGTGAATAACACAGGTCTGATAGAGGTTCCCATGGGAATAACTCTTCGGGAGATTGTCTATGATATCGGGGGAGGGATACCCGATAACAATAAACTCAAGGCTGTTCAAACGGGAGGTCCATCTGGTGGGTGTATACCCTCGAGCAGCGTAGATTTGCCCATCGATTATGAAAGTCTGAAAAACGTGGGTTCCATGATGGGCTCTGGCGGGATGATTGTCGTGGATGAAGATACCTGCATGGTGGACTTTGCGAAATATTTCATCCAGTTTACCAATGACGAGTCGTGCGGAAAATGCACGACCTGCAGGGATGGAAGCGAGGCATTACTTGAGATACTCACGAGGATATCTGAAGGAGAGGGACAGGAAGGAGACATTGAATTCCTCGAAGAGCTTTCCAAGGTTATAAAGGACGCTTCCATGTGCGGTCTCGGTGCGACCCTTCCGAATCCAGTTCTCTCCACGCTTCAATATTTCAGAGAAGAATATGAAGAGCACATAAAGTACAAAAGGTGTCCCGCCGTGGTGTGCAGAGGGATAATTTCTTCTCCCTGCCAATACATGTGCCCGTTGAAAACGGATGTTCCCGCATATCTCGGGTTAATAGCAAAGGGTGAGTTCGAAGAGGCTCTCGAAGTTGTGCGTATGACAAACCCCCTCCCCACAATATGTGGGAGGGTATGCTGGGCTCACTGTGAACTGAGGTGCCGCGCAAAGGAAACGGGTGATGCGATTGCGGTGAAAAATTTAAAACGCTTTTTATCGGACAGGGAAATAAGGTCTGGTGTTGCCCTCAAGGCCCCCCCTTTCCCAGGAAAAAAATTCGATGAAAAAATTGCTATCGTAGGTTCGGGTCCTGCAGGACTGACTGCGGGTTACTACCTTGCCCAAAAAGGGTACGAGGTGAAAATATATGAAAAATTACCTGTAGCCGGAGGCATGCTGGCAACTGGAATCCCCGACTACAGGCTACCGAAAGACCTACTCCAGATGGACATAAAGTCGATCGAGGAGGCAGGAGTTTGCATTGAAACGAACTCTCCAGTTGAAAATGTCGATGCCTTAATGGACAAGGGCTACAAAGCCGCACTCGTAGCGGTGGGGGCACACGAAAACAGGAAGCTCGGGATTCCGGGTGAAGACGCCGAAGGGGTGAGAGACCCCATCGCCTTTCTCCGGAGCGTGAACTTGGAAGAAGAGGTCTCATCAATAGGTGAGAAGGTAGGTATTGTCGGCATAGTGGGAGGGGGAAATACGGCGTTCGATGTGGCGCGAACCGCCCAGCGCCTGGGTGCAAAGGAAGTATTCATACTTTACAGAAGAACCCGCGAAGAAATGCCGGCAATTGAGGAGGAGATCGAAGCCGCGCTTGAAGAAGGGATCAAAATAGAATATCTGGCCGCCCCGACAAAAATCATCAAAGAAGAGGGGAAGGTGAAGGCTGTTGAACTTATCCGCATGAAACTGGGCGAACCGGATGCCTCCGGAAGGAGAAGGCCCGTGCCCATTGAAGGCTCGGAATTCATTTTGGAACTGGATTCTCTCATCCCGGCGATATCACAAGATCCCGACCTTTCACTCATCCCGGAGGAGCACGTGATCAAGATATCCAGAGAGAACACAATAGAGGTCCATGGGGAGACCTTTATGACGGATAAAGAGGGGATCTTTGCCTGCGGAGATGCCGTTACCGGTCCGTCCGATGTTACGACCGTGATGGCAAGTGCGAAAATCGCCGCCGAATCGATTCACAAGTATCTGCGAGGGGAAGAGGTAAAGAGGGAATATGAGCCGGTCAGCCCATCGGTTGTCGTAGAGCCGATCAGGATAGAGGAAGAGATGGTGAGGGTATCGCGGGTTGAGATGCCAAAACTCATGGTGGAACAGAGGAGTGGTAGTTTCCAGGAAGTCGAGATCGGATACTCGAAAGATATGGCAGTGGAGGAGGCCAGGCGCTGTCTTCGGTGCGACTGGGATGTCAGGAGATTGTTAAAGGGAGGGAAGGAAGAGAGGGAAAGCGAGCAGGACGCCATGAGGATCCAGGGTTCGCGACACTGA
- a CDS encoding (2Fe-2S) ferredoxin domain-containing protein: MPKLTLDELKKKREEAKKGIYLREGKFKGRITVHLGTCGIASGARDIVRAFIEALETNELKEIKLITSGCAGLCSKEPMATVEMLDIPPVKYGDLTPDKAKKIIQDHVLSGEIVTEFAIGLGSERGMTG; encoded by the coding sequence ATGCCGAAGCTTACGTTAGATGAATTGAAAAAAAAGAGAGAAGAGGCAAAAAAGGGCATTTATCTCAGGGAAGGTAAATTCAAAGGGAGAATAACTGTTCATCTGGGCACGTGCGGTATTGCATCGGGAGCGAGAGATATAGTGCGTGCCTTCATTGAAGCTCTGGAGACGAATGAGTTAAAGGAGATAAAACTCATCACCTCTGGATGCGCAGGGCTCTGTTCGAAAGAACCGATGGCTACGGTAGAAATGCTGGATATCCCGCCGGTAAAGTATGGTGATCTCACCCCTGATAAGGCGAAAAAAATTATCCAGGATCATGTACTCTCCGGTGAGATAGTTACGGAATTTGCCATAGGGCTGGGATCCGAGAGGGGGATGACAGGTTGA
- a CDS encoding FAD-dependent oxidoreductase — protein MRDEKKGNKVGAAMVLGGGIGGMEAALSLAESGIKVYLVDSNASIGGVMSQLDKTFPTNDCAMCTMAPRLVSIGRHKDIEILSMSAVEVIKGEPGNFTAIINKKSRYVNEEKCTGCGSCVSNCPTRKIVQPVESEKIVLDQQFREEVLGILEKHKGREGLLMPILQDINATFNYLPENVLKYVAQETGYSLSHILKIATFYGAFSTVPRGKNIIYVCTGTTCYVRGSERLMEKFSDILGIDPEESTPDMNFTLTSARCIGCCGLAPAVMIGDEVHGRFTSREIPEIINKYGTG, from the coding sequence ATGAGGGATGAAAAAAAGGGGAATAAGGTTGGAGCTGCCATGGTCCTTGGTGGGGGTATAGGTGGGATGGAAGCGGCGCTCTCTCTTGCGGAATCGGGGATAAAGGTCTACCTGGTAGATAGCAATGCCTCGATCGGAGGGGTTATGTCTCAGCTGGATAAGACCTTTCCCACGAACGATTGTGCCATGTGCACTATGGCACCCAGACTCGTATCGATCGGGAGGCACAAAGATATTGAGATTCTCAGCATGTCGGCAGTTGAGGTAATCAAGGGTGAGCCGGGGAATTTTACCGCAATAATCAATAAGAAATCCCGTTACGTAAACGAGGAGAAATGCACAGGCTGCGGGTCCTGTGTTTCAAACTGTCCCACGAGAAAGATTGTACAACCCGTGGAAAGCGAAAAAATTGTTTTAGATCAGCAGTTTAGGGAAGAAGTTTTGGGGATACTGGAAAAACACAAAGGGAGAGAGGGCCTTCTGATGCCCATACTCCAGGATATAAACGCTACCTTTAACTACCTGCCTGAAAATGTGTTGAAATATGTCGCCCAGGAAACCGGCTATTCCCTGTCTCATATATTAAAGATCGCGACATTCTATGGTGCCTTCAGTACAGTGCCGAGGGGGAAAAATATAATTTACGTCTGTACGGGAACTACCTGTTATGTGCGGGGGAGCGAGAGGCTCATGGAAAAATTCAGCGATATCCTCGGAATCGATCCGGAAGAGTCGACACCGGATATGAATTTTACCCTCACATCGGCAAGGTGTATAGGCTGTTGCGGTCTTGCCCCTGCGGTAATGATAGGCGATGAAGTTCACGGCAGGTTTACCAGCAGGGAAATCCCCGAGATCATAAATAAATACGGGACCGGTTGA